TTCTTCCGCCGCCTCCACCCGGGCACGAACGCCGACGTCGAGCTGCTGGCGGCGCTGTCGGCGGCCGAGTGCTGGTCGGTCCCGCACCTGTACGGGTGGACGGAGCTGGAGGTCGGCGGCGAGGCGTACACGACGTCGATGCTGCAGGAGTTCGTGCCGAATTCCGCCGACGGCTGGTCGATGGCCCTGACGTCGGTGCGCGACATCATCCGCGAGGGCGACCTCCAGCCGGAGGACCTGGGCACCGATTTCGGCGTCGAGTCCGCGGCGCTGGGCGCCGCGGTGGCGGAGGTCCACGACAACCTCGCGGCGACCGTGCCGGTGCGCCGCCGGGTGTCGGGCGAGGAGCTGGTCGCGCCGATGCGGGCGCGACTGGAGCACGTGGCGGGGCTCGTCCCCCAGGTCAAGGAGCTTTACGACCCCGCGGAAGAGATCTTCGCCAAGGCGGCCGCCTCGGTCGACGCGGATGGCGTGCCGGTGCAGCGCATCCACGGCGACCTGCACCTGGGTCAGGTGCTGCGCACGCCGCGGCATTGGCTGCTCATCGACTTCGAGGGCGAGCCGTCGCGGCCGTGGGACGAGCGCCGGCTGCCGGACCATCCGCTGCGCGACGTCGCGGGCATGGTGCGCTCCTTCGATTACGCGGCGCATTACCCGCTGCTGACGGGCCGCGAGGATTCCCGCCAACAGCGCTACCGCGTCCACGAGTGGGCGGAGCGCAACGTCGGGGCGTTCCTGGACGGCTATGCGTCGACGTCGGGTCGCGACCCGCGGGACGAGGCCGCGCTGTTGGATGCGTTCATCCTGGACAAGGCCATCTACGAGTGCCTGTACGAGGCGCAGAACCGGCCGGGGTGGCTGGAGCTGCCGCTGGCCGCGGTGGCGCGGCTGCTCGAGCCCGGGGACGCGGTGTAGCGGCGCCCTTGACACTTTATAGACCGCTTGGTCTATAGTGGCGGCAGGTCCAGAGTTGCGGCGGGCTTCACAAGGCCCCGGGACTTCATCGCCGCACGGCAACCGCGGTCCGAGCCACGGTGCCCTCCCGGGAAGACCGGCCACCGCCGCGACTTGCGGCGGTCGGAAGAACTCGACCGGGAGGACGCCCGACATGCGCACGACCATCCACGCCACCCATCCGCACGACCCCGCCGCAGCCGCGGATTCGCCACACGATCCCGCCGCTGCCGCGGATTCACCCAAAGACGGCCCCGATGCCCGCAGGCTCCGATTCGCCGCAACGTGGCACCGGCGCAACGGCGGCGCCCATCCGGGCGGCGGGACGTCGTCAAGCGATCCCACCCTGCGCCCCGCCTACCCGGAGCCGATCGCCGCACCGGAGGCTCCCCCGGCAGGAGCGCTGCACGCGACGGTCGAGGGACTCACGAGTTCCGGGGACGGCGAGACCCTGATCCTGTGCGACGCCGGCGGCCGCCGCCTGCACTTCTTCCGCGAGGGACTGTTCCGCTGGTCGACGCGCACCGCCACCGACGTCCTGCTCGACGGGGATGTCGCGCCCGGGCCGGCCCCGCGCCGCCTGTGGGTCCGGCGTCCGGGCAACGGGACGTGGTGGACCGATTCGGCGGTGTGCCACATCATCGACTGAGCGGGGGCTCGCCACGGGCCGCCGACCGCGATAGGTCAGCAAATGCTGACGGGTGCTACGGTCAGCGCATGCTGACCATTGCCCCGCGCCTCGACGTCATGCACCGGCTCGGCCGCGCCATGGCCGATCCGACGAGGTCGCGCATCCTCATGACCCTGCTCGACGGCCCCGCCTACACTGGCGAGCTCGCCGAAGAGCTCGGGCTGACGCGCACGAACGTGTCCAACCATCTGGCCTGCCTGAGGGATTGCGGCATCATCTTCGCGACCCCGGAAGGCCGCCGGACCAGGTACGACATCGCCGATCCGCACCTGCGGCAGGCGCTCAACGACCTCCTCGACGTCACGCTCGCCGTCGACGCCGACGCGCCCTGCCTCGATCCCGGGTGCACGGTGAGCGGATGCGGGGGCACGGGCGACGCCGGTGACGACGCCACCGCCACGAACGACGCCGCGGGCGCCACCGCAGCGCAGCCGGAGGCCCGCCGATGACCTCCGCGTGCGGCTGCTCCCACGACGCCCCGGAACCCCTCGATTTCTCGGAGCCGGAGGCCCCGCCGACCCCGTGGTGGCGCGACCGCGAGGTGCTGGTCCCCGTGTTCTCCGGCGTCGCCCTGGTCGCGGCGTTCGCGATCGGCCACGCCGATCCCACCGCCGGAATTGCCCCGCTCGCCCTGTACTGGGCCGCGCTGCTGCTCGGCGCGTCGACGTTCGTGCCCGGCGCGCTGACCGGCCTCGTCCGGCATCGCCGCGCGGGCATCGGCCTGCTCATGACCATCAGCGCCGTCGGCGCGGTCGCCCTGGGTTACGTCGCCGAGGCCGCTGCCCTCGCGTTTCTCTATTCGATTTCGGAGGCCCTCGAGGACAAGGCGATGGACCGCGCCCGCCGCGGCCTGCGCTCGCTGCTGTCCCTCATCCCCGACACCGCCACCGTCGTCGATCCGGGTTGCGGCTCGCGCCGCACGATCCCCGCCCGCCGGGTCCGGCCCGGCATGCGGCTGGCGGTGCCGGCGGGTGGGCGGGTGCCCACCGATTCCGTGCTTGACGACGCCCACGCGACCATCGATTCGTCGTCCGTCACCGGAGAGTCCATCCCGGTGGAGCTGGCCGCGGGCGACGCGGTGATGGCCGGCGTCATCGCGGTCGGCTCCCCCATCTCGGTGACGGCGACCGCGCCCGGCGACGACAACTCACTGACGGCCGTGGTGGCGCTGGTGGAAAACGCCCAGGCGGAGAAGGGCCGGCGCGCCAGGATCGCCGACCGCATCGCCCGGCCGCTGGTGCCCGGCGTGCTGGTGCTCGCCGCCGCGGTGGCGATCCTCGGCGCGGCGTTCGGCGACCCCCTCGAGTGGATCACCCGCGCGCTGGTGGTGCTGGTCGCGGCGTCGCCGTGCGCGCTGGCCATCTCCGTTCCGGTGACGGTGATCTCCGCGATCGGCGCGGCCAGCCGCTTCGGCGTCGTGGTGAAGTCCGGCGCCGCCTTCGAGCGACTGGGGGCGGTCGGGCACGTCGCCATCGACAAGACGGGCACGCTCACCCGCAATGAGCCGACCGTCACCGAGGTGGCGGTGTCCGCGGCGGCAGTCGACGGCGGCTACGGCGCCTCCGACGTGCTCGGGTGGGCGGCCGCCCTGGAACGGCATTCCTCGCATCCGCTCGCGGCGGCGATCATTGCCGGTGCGGCGGCGCGGGATGCTGGTGCGGCGGCGCGGACCACGATCCCCGACGCGGGATCCATCGTGGGCGCCACCGCGGAAGACCCCGCTCTCCCGGCGGCGGTCGACGTCGCGGAGCGCCCCGGCATCGGGCTCACGGGAACCGTCGGCGGCGCGGCCATCGCAGTCGGCAATCCGCGCAGCCTCGATCCCGGCGACCTCGGCGACGACGTCGCCCGCCTCGAAGCCGAGGGCAACACCGTGGTCATCGTCCACCGCGACGGTGCCCCGGTCGGCGCGATCGCGGTGCGCGACGAACTGCGCCCGGAGGCCGCCGGCGCGATCGCCGCGCTGAAGCGGGCGGGCATCGGGGTCACCATGCTCACCGGGGACAACCGCCGCGCGGCACGGGCGCTGGCGGCGGCCGCCGGCATCGACGACGTCCGCGCCGAACTCGCCCCGCGCGACAAGTCGGACGCCGTGGCGGAACTGGGCGGGTCCGATCGGCCCCATCGGCGCGGCCGGCGCGGCGGCGTCGCCATGATCGGCGACGGCATCAACGACGCCCCGGCGCTCGCCTCGGCCGATGTCGGCATCGCGATGGGCGCCACCGGCTCCGACGCCGCCGTGGAATCCGCCGACGTCGCCTTCACGGGCCATGACCTGCGCCTGCTCCCCCAGGCTCTGGCGCACGCCCGCCGCGGCCGGCGGATCATGGAGCAGAACATCGGCCTGTCGCTGCTCATCATCGGCGGGCTGCTGCCGTTGGCGCTGACCGGGGTGCTGGGCCTGGCGGCGGTGGTGCTGATCCACGAGGTCGCCGAGGTCGTGGTCATCCTCAACGGGCTCCGCGCGGCGCGGGCGAAGACGGTGCCGCAGGGGCTCTGAACTTGTCCGGTAGACCCCCGGACGGAATACCCGGGGCGTCCGCGGGGTTGCATTGAATTGGCGCCCTTGCCCACCCAACAAGGAGAACCCCGTGCACTATCTGGCCCGAATCCTCGGCACCACGAAGGTGCTGTGGCCCTTCTACGTGGGCATCATCGTCAGTTCGATCGCCACCGCCATCGCGGCGCTGGTCAGCCCGTTCCTCATCCGCGATGCCACGGATACCATCGTCGACGCCGTCGGCGCCGGCGACCCGGACACCATCTCGCGGGCGGCGACCGCGATCATCTGGCTGGGCATCGGCCTGCTCGTCGCCGACCTGGTGCAGACGATCGTGCACAACATCGGCGGCTACCTCGGCGACGTCATGACGGCGCGCATGCGCGAGATCCTGTCCACCCGCTACTTCGCCAAGCTCCTGTCGCTGCCCCAGAGGTACTTCGACGACCAGGTGACGGGCACGATCATCGCCCGCCTGGAACGGTCGATCACCAACGTCACGCAGTTCCTGCAGTCGTTCTCCAACAACTTCTTCCCCATGCTGCTCACCGTCTTCGCGGTGCTCGGCATCACGGGCTGGCATTACTGGCCGCTGGCGCTGCTGCTGGCGCTGGTCTTCCCCACGTACATGTGGCTGACGGCGCTGACGTCGAAGCGCTGGCAGAAGATCGAGGGCCGGAAGAACGCCCGCATCGACGTCGCCGGCGGCCGCTTCGCCGAGGTCGTCGGCCAGGTCAAGGTCGTCCGCTCCTTCACCGCCGAGACCCGCGAGGTCCGCGACTTCGCCGCGCACTACGACGCCACGGTCGACCTCACCCGCGAGCAATCGACCTGGTGGCACCGGATGGACGCGCTGCGCGGGGGCATCCTCAACGCCATCTTCTTCGGCATCTACCTTCTGCTGTTCCTGCGCACCCTGCACGGCGACTTCTCCATCGGCACGATGGTCATGCTCATCCAGCTGGTCAACATGGCCCGCCAGCCGGCGACGATGATGAGCTTCCTCGTCGACGCCGCCCAGCGCGCCGTCGCCGGTTCCCGCGACTACTTCGACGTCATGGCACTGGATTCCGAGGAGTCCGCCCCGAAGGAACTCGTCGCAGCCGCCGCCACGGATGGCGGGACGAAGGAAGGCGCCGGGACGTCGCAAAGCACGCGAGCCGAACGCGGCGCCACCGCGGCCGGCGCCACCCCCGCCCGCGCACCGAAGCGCCTGGCCCCGCCGGAGGACGGCTCGCCGGTCATCTCGCTCGACGACGTCTCCTTCGCCTACGAGGAAGGCAACCCCGTCCTCGAGGGCGTGACCTTCCACGCCGACCGCGGCGAAAAGGTCGCGCTCGTCGGCGAATCCGGCAGCGGCAAGTCCACGCTGGTCAACCTGATCCTCGGGTTCTACCAGCCCACCGGCGGCACGCTGGAGGTCTGCGGCGCCGACGTCCGCGACGTGGACACCGACGCGCTGCGAGACTCGGTGGGCGTGGTCTTCCAGGACGCCGCGCTGTTCTCCGGCACCATCCGCGAGAACATCGCCTACGGCCGCCCCGACGCCACCGACGAGCAGATCCGCGACGCCGCCCGCCGCGCCAACGCCGACGGGTTCATCCGCCGCTTCCCCGACGGCTACGACACCACCATCGGCGAACGCGGGCTGAAGCTGTCCGGCGGGCAGAAGCAGCGCGTGGCCATCGCCAGGGCGATCCTGAAGGACGCGCCCGTGCTGCTCCTCGACGAGGCGACCTCCGCCCTGGACACGAAGGCCGAGCGAGAGGTGCAGCGCGGCCTGGAGCAGCTCATGGAGGGCCGGACGACCATCATCATCGCCCATCGCCTGTCCACGATCTCCAACGTCGACACGATCGTCACGCTGGACCGCGGCCGCGTCGGCGAGGTCGGCTCCCCCGCCGAGCTGGCGGTGTCGGGCGGCATCTACGCCGAGCTACTCAAGCTCACCGCGTCGGCGTCGGCGGCCGACCGCAGGCGGCTGAAGAAGTACGGCCTGGAAGTCTAGGCGCCACCGGCCGGGGCGCGGCACGGATGCGGAGCGTCGCCGCGCCGACGCGGGGCGAGCGGACGGCTACGAGGCCCCGTCTACCCAGGTCACCAGCTCGTCGCCCAGGATCACGGGCCGGCGGGGTCCGTCGTAGGCGAAGAGGGTGACGTAGTCGGCGAAGGTGAAGGAGTCGGCGGCGTCGTGCTCGAGGGCGTCGGGGGCGGCCAGTGCGGCGGTCATGGGGAGGTCTCCGGGTCATCGGTGCGGCGGGCTGTCTTTCGCTTTGCGACGGCGACGTCCGCGCGGCAACCGTGGGACCCGAGAAGGGGCGCGCTACGGTCGCGGCGCGGACGGATGACAGCGGCGCATCGACGACGACGGAACCGCACGATGAATGTTCGCGTGGACCATCGGGTGCTCCCTTCCGTCGATGTGGCGTGGCCCTGGCCGGGTGTCCGGCGGGCGGCCGGATGCTTTCCGGCGACTAATGGACAGCTTAGTCTATTTCGGCGACGGGGCCAACGTTTTTCCGGAAGCGGGACGGAAGGGGTTCTCCGGCGGGACGGCCGACCTAGTCCGAAGCGGGACGGAGGGGGTTCTTCGGCGGGACCGCCTACCTCCCCCGAACCGGGACGATCAGGGCCGGGGCACGATGTAGCGCCCGACCGCCGGCACGGCCTCGACGGTGACCGGCAGCGTCGCCATGACGTCGCCGTCGGCGTAGGCCCGGTGGGCTCCGCCGCCGAGGAACTCCACTCGTGCGCTGCGGGTCCGGTGGACCGTGACCTCGTCGACCTCGACGTGCTCCCCCGTGAAGACCTTGGAGAACGTCATCGCCGCCTTCGTCCGCGACGCCTTGCCGATCACCGTGACGTCGAGCAGGCCGTCGGCGTGATCCGCCGCCGGGCAGATCTTCATCCCGCCGCCGTAGCTGCGGGTATTGCCGAACGCCGCCAAGGTCACGGGATCGTCGAGCACGGTGCCGTCGTCAAGCGTGATGCGGAACGGCAGGGCGCGGAAATTGAGGAATTCCGCGACGATGGCCAGGTTGTACCGCATGCGGCCGTGCGGCCAGGACATGTTGTTGACCCGGTCCGACACCAGCGAGTCGAAGCCGGAGCACATGACCGTGCCTAACCACCGCGACGTGCCGTCGTCGGCCGTGATGCGGCCGAGGTCTGTGGTGATGGCGAATCCGTCGGCGACGACGTCGGCCGCGGCCTCCGGCGAGGTGGGCAGACGGTACTCGCGGGCGTGGTCGTTGCCCGTGCCGGCGGGGATGATGCCCAACGGCAGCCCCGTCCCCGCCTGGACCTGCAACGCCAGGTTGATCATGCCGTCGCCGCCGACGACCACGAGCGCATCGACGCGCTCATCGGCCGCGACCTCGGCCAACAGGTCGCGCGACGCGGCTTCGTCGCGGCCCTGCACGGCGACGACCGTCACGCCGCGCTCGGTGAACCGCGCCATCGCCCGCTCGGCGGCATGCGACGCGCGGCCATGGCCGGCGCGCGGGTTGGTGACCAGGGCGACGGCCCCGATGTCCACCCAGTCCATGGGATACTTTTCAGGATCAAACGTCACGGCTCCAGTGTGCCAGGATTCGGGTGCCGCGCGGGGGCCGATCGCGGTTTTGCCCCATGTGATTTCGAGCCGCGCGCACGGCCTTCCGACGGCCGCGGCGCCCTATAGACACCTCTGTCTACTTTGGGTGTGCCGCCGGGTGTATCGTGTGCCGCATGCCCGACGTGATCTTCCCCGACATCGACACCCTGCGCGCCCGCGGAACCCTGAAATGGACGGCCTACCCGGACGACGTCCTGCCGCTGTGGGTCGCCGAATCCGACGCCGCCACCTGCCCGGCCGTCCTCGACGCCGTGCGCGGTGCGGTCGACCGCGAGTACTTCGGGTACCCGCGCCGCAGCGTCGCGGAGCTCGCGGAGGCCACGTCGGACTGGTACGCCGACGAGTACGGCTGGCGGCCCGACCCCGGCCGCATCCACCCCGTCGCCGACGTCGTGCGGGGCGTGACGCTGGCCGTCCGGTACCTGACCGAGCCGGACTCCGCGATCGTGCTCCCCGTGCCCGCGTACATGCCCTTCTTCGAGGTCGGGCCCGCCGCGGACCGCGACACCGTGCACGTTCCCACGCTTGCCGACGGCCCCGATCCGGCGGCCGTGGAGAAGGCATTCGCCGACGGGGCGGGAAGCCTGATCCTGTGCAACCCCAACAATCCCCTGGGCTTCACGTTCACCGCCGAGCGCCTGCGCGAACTCGCCGACATCGCCGCGAAGTACGGCGCGCGGATCATCTCCGACGAGATCCACGCGCCGGTGGTGCTCGAGGGCCGGCACGTCCCGGCGGCGTCGGTGTCCGACGTCGCCGACGCCGTCACCATCACCGTCACCGCCACGTCGAAGGGCTGGAACACGGCGGGCCTGAAGTGCGCGCAGCTGCTGCTCAACGAAGCCGACGACGAAACGTGGCGGGGGCTGTCGCCCGTGATCAAGGAGGGTGTGTCCACGCTGGGCATGGTCGCGGCGACCGCGGCCTACCGCGACGGGCGCGTGTGGCTCGACGAGCTGAAGGACGTTCTGCGCAGCAACCTCGACATCATCGAGCGGCGTCTGCCGGAGGTCGCCCCGGGCGCGGAGTTCACGCGCCCGCAGGCGTCGTACCTGGCATGGATCGACTTCCGGGGCGTCGACGGCATGGTCGACGGCGACGGAAATCCGGTGGAGCCGCAGGAGTGGCTGCTGGACAACGCCAAGGTCGCGCTCAACCCGGGGCCCGCATTCGGCGAAGGCGGCGAGGGCCACGTACGCCTGAACTTCGCCACGTCGCCCGAGATCCTGAACGAGGCCCTCGACCGGATCGGCGCGGCGCTGGCGAAGTAGGCCTGGACGCCGCTGCGGCCGGCACGGCGCCCCTCCCCCGGGCGCGCCGCACTCCTCCCCTGGGCGCGCTACGGCAGCCGGCTCAGCGCACCCTCCGCCTATCCGGTCGGCGCACCGCCCCCTCACGTAAACCCACCCCGAATGCGCAACCCCACCCGCTGCAACAGGTGGGTCTGCGCATTCGGGGTGGGTTAGCCGCGAAGATTGCGCAGGCCGGGTCCGATTCGGGGTGGGTTAGCCATGGAGATCGCGCAGGCCGAGTCCGATTCGGGGTGGGTCTGCGCATTCGGGGTGGGTTCGCCGATGCGTCCCGGCGAAGGTGCGGTGGCCGGGCGGGTAAACCCCGCGGAGGCCGCTCACTCCCCCACGGGGCGCGACCGCTAGACCCGAACGCCGTTGACGGTCAGGGAACCGTCCGCGTTGACCGTGACGTCGGCGGCCATCGCGGCCGCCATGTTCATGCGCATGTGCGAGCCGCGGCCATCCGTGCGGTCGAGCGGGTAACCCGAATCGATGGCGGTGGCCTCGAGGACCTTGACGCGCTGCTCGTCGGTGAGGTCGGGGTGCGTCGTCGCCAGCAGGCCCGCGTAGCCCTTCGGCACCGACACCGGGGCGCCGGCCTCGCCGACGCGCTCGAAACCGTAGGACATGCGCTCGGTGTACTGCGACACCGCGGCGTCGTCGGGCAGGTACGGGGTGTCGTTGGCGACGCACTCGGCCAGCGTCGCGCCGCAGCGCCACTCCAGCTCGGCGCGTACCTCGGCGGCGGCGGCCTGGATGAGCGGGCGGAACTCCGCGTCCGCCCAGCGGTCGGCGGCGGCCTGGTTGCCCATCATGCGGCCGCCCATGACGTCGAGCGGGTAGTGGACGCCCATGACCAGGCGGGACTGGCCGGCCTCGGAGGAACGGGCCTGGATCTGCGGGGCGACCTCCGGCAGCATCATGGCCATCAGCGTCGCGGTCCAGGCGGCCTTGTTGGTGTGGCCCGACGGGTAGGACGGGGTCTCCGAGTACGGGTCGTCGTCGCCCGGGTTGTCGCGGTAGTAGCGCTCGATGCGGTCGGGCGCGACCACGAAGGGGCGGTCGTAGT
This genomic stretch from Corynebacterium hansenii harbors:
- a CDS encoding maltokinase N-terminal cap-like domain-containing protein, whose product is MNDNGNANPTQGARGGASAGPDASGIELPDVDLIASELVRTLPAQRFFADKATGIDRLEILVREPAVRGDAESPDVDILFVRVHCGDAAPAYLLPIAWGDSLPEGHEDALLVAGEGVLGYDALVDPAAVTALGTTLAAEGALGPMTLHRVPGAELAAPEKGRPMGVEQSNTSVIYDDVVMVKFFRRLHPGTNADVELLAALSAAECWSVPHLYGWTELEVGGEAYTTSMLQEFVPNSADGWSMALTSVRDIIREGDLQPEDLGTDFGVESAALGAAVAEVHDNLAATVPVRRRVSGEELVAPMRARLEHVAGLVPQVKELYDPAEEIFAKAAASVDADGVPVQRIHGDLHLGQVLRTPRHWLLIDFEGEPSRPWDERRLPDHPLRDVAGMVRSFDYAAHYPLLTGREDSRQQRYRVHEWAERNVGAFLDGYASTSGRDPRDEAALLDAFILDKAIYECLYEAQNRPGWLELPLAAVARLLEPGDAV
- a CDS encoding MalY/PatB family protein, with product MPDVIFPDIDTLRARGTLKWTAYPDDVLPLWVAESDAATCPAVLDAVRGAVDREYFGYPRRSVAELAEATSDWYADEYGWRPDPGRIHPVADVVRGVTLAVRYLTEPDSAIVLPVPAYMPFFEVGPAADRDTVHVPTLADGPDPAAVEKAFADGAGSLILCNPNNPLGFTFTAERLRELADIAAKYGARIISDEIHAPVVLEGRHVPAASVSDVADAVTITVTATSKGWNTAGLKCAQLLLNEADDETWRGLSPVIKEGVSTLGMVAATAAYRDGRVWLDELKDVLRSNLDIIERRLPEVAPGAEFTRPQASYLAWIDFRGVDGMVDGDGNPVEPQEWLLDNAKVALNPGPAFGEGGEGHVRLNFATSPEILNEALDRIGAALAK
- the cmtR gene encoding Cd(II)/Pb(II)-sensing metalloregulatory transcriptional regulator CmtR, producing MLTIAPRLDVMHRLGRAMADPTRSRILMTLLDGPAYTGELAEELGLTRTNVSNHLACLRDCGIIFATPEGRRTRYDIADPHLRQALNDLLDVTLAVDADAPCLDPGCTVSGCGGTGDAGDDATATNDAAGATAAQPEARR
- a CDS encoding acid phosphatase, translated to MKIGSRRFARAGLRSAAAVTALAITLPLAPAAIAQELPGLPSRESAQGTGGLPPMGAPSFLQGQEAVAVDENGAPVPQPFPADLVARAFKSDASDEGGFYHSVVDPFRDLQQNHPEVMDENLEIVVRINNAAKDDRAAQLLALQDDHDDPLVNLSAGFGENLGAHFRAAVEEGRLPKMTALMSGNLARAGGVASSSFAEKYTYNYDRPFVVAPDRIERYYRDNPGDDDPYSETPSYPSGHTNKAAWTATLMAMMLPEVAPQIQARSSEAGQSRLVMGVHYPLDVMGGRMMGNQAAADRWADAEFRPLIQAAAAEVRAELEWRCGATLAECVANDTPYLPDDAAVSQYTERMSYGFERVGEAGAPVSVPKGYAGLLATTHPDLTDEQRVKVLEATAIDSGYPLDRTDGRGSHMRMNMAAAMAADVTVNADGSLTVNGVRV
- a CDS encoding ABC transporter ATP-binding protein, whose amino-acid sequence is MHYLARILGTTKVLWPFYVGIIVSSIATAIAALVSPFLIRDATDTIVDAVGAGDPDTISRAATAIIWLGIGLLVADLVQTIVHNIGGYLGDVMTARMREILSTRYFAKLLSLPQRYFDDQVTGTIIARLERSITNVTQFLQSFSNNFFPMLLTVFAVLGITGWHYWPLALLLALVFPTYMWLTALTSKRWQKIEGRKNARIDVAGGRFAEVVGQVKVVRSFTAETREVRDFAAHYDATVDLTREQSTWWHRMDALRGGILNAIFFGIYLLLFLRTLHGDFSIGTMVMLIQLVNMARQPATMMSFLVDAAQRAVAGSRDYFDVMALDSEESAPKELVAAAATDGGTKEGAGTSQSTRAERGATAAGATPARAPKRLAPPEDGSPVISLDDVSFAYEEGNPVLEGVTFHADRGEKVALVGESGSGKSTLVNLILGFYQPTGGTLEVCGADVRDVDTDALRDSVGVVFQDAALFSGTIRENIAYGRPDATDEQIRDAARRANADGFIRRFPDGYDTTIGERGLKLSGGQKQRVAIARAILKDAPVLLLDEATSALDTKAEREVQRGLEQLMEGRTTIIIAHRLSTISNVDTIVTLDRGRVGEVGSPAELAVSGGIYAELLKLTASASAADRRRLKKYGLEV
- a CDS encoding diacylglycerol kinase translates to MDWVDIGAVALVTNPRAGHGRASHAAERAMARFTERGVTVVAVQGRDEAASRDLLAEVAADERVDALVVVGGDGMINLALQVQAGTGLPLGIIPAGTGNDHAREYRLPTSPEAAADVVADGFAITTDLGRITADDGTSRWLGTVMCSGFDSLVSDRVNNMSWPHGRMRYNLAIVAEFLNFRALPFRITLDDGTVLDDPVTLAAFGNTRSYGGGMKICPAADHADGLLDVTVIGKASRTKAAMTFSKVFTGEHVEVDEVTVHRTRSARVEFLGGGAHRAYADGDVMATLPVTVEAVPAVGRYIVPRP
- a CDS encoding heavy metal translocating P-type ATPase, whose product is MTSACGCSHDAPEPLDFSEPEAPPTPWWRDREVLVPVFSGVALVAAFAIGHADPTAGIAPLALYWAALLLGASTFVPGALTGLVRHRRAGIGLLMTISAVGAVALGYVAEAAALAFLYSISEALEDKAMDRARRGLRSLLSLIPDTATVVDPGCGSRRTIPARRVRPGMRLAVPAGGRVPTDSVLDDAHATIDSSSVTGESIPVELAAGDAVMAGVIAVGSPISVTATAPGDDNSLTAVVALVENAQAEKGRRARIADRIARPLVPGVLVLAAAVAILGAAFGDPLEWITRALVVLVAASPCALAISVPVTVISAIGAASRFGVVVKSGAAFERLGAVGHVAIDKTGTLTRNEPTVTEVAVSAAAVDGGYGASDVLGWAAALERHSSHPLAAAIIAGAAARDAGAAARTTIPDAGSIVGATAEDPALPAAVDVAERPGIGLTGTVGGAAIAVGNPRSLDPGDLGDDVARLEAEGNTVVIVHRDGAPVGAIAVRDELRPEAAGAIAALKRAGIGVTMLTGDNRRAARALAAAAGIDDVRAELAPRDKSDAVAELGGSDRPHRRGRRGGVAMIGDGINDAPALASADVGIAMGATGSDAAVESADVAFTGHDLRLLPQALAHARRGRRIMEQNIGLSLLIIGGLLPLALTGVLGLAAVVLIHEVAEVVVILNGLRAARAKTVPQGL